The following coding sequences lie in one Thalassoglobus polymorphus genomic window:
- a CDS encoding rhomboid family protein: MGIENREYMRDGTSSHYRGGSPAMQNIVKTLVIVNVLVFIAQNLLQAPISVSDFPRYYNTNGASQEQIQEAYLEVKAAGRLPEEPLLNQWFTLDSTKVFQGQIWRLTTYDFLHSTESIWHIFFNMWLLYLAGKPVADKYGHREFLWFYLIAGVFSAVFYIVWGAINREAVAAVGASGAVSAILVLYAMNWPHHRWYIYGIIPVPAMLLVLISAGLDLFPMLIQLGGGGRTDNIAHSAHIGGMLFGFLYFRQKWTFSSYVPKGFSLKKILSFKRKPKLKIHRPVSSAEIVVPKEPQPIPAHVAQRVDELLEKISRSGEASLTSEERDFLNESSRKYR; this comes from the coding sequence ATGGGCATCGAAAATCGCGAATATATGCGAGACGGCACTTCCAGCCACTATCGTGGGGGAAGTCCTGCGATGCAGAACATTGTCAAAACGTTGGTGATCGTCAACGTGCTTGTGTTCATCGCGCAGAACCTGCTTCAAGCGCCGATCAGCGTCTCGGACTTCCCGAGGTACTACAATACAAATGGTGCCTCGCAGGAGCAGATTCAAGAGGCCTATCTGGAAGTGAAAGCTGCCGGTCGACTCCCTGAAGAGCCGTTGCTCAACCAATGGTTTACGCTGGACTCTACGAAAGTTTTTCAAGGTCAAATCTGGCGGCTGACGACTTACGACTTTCTGCATTCGACCGAGAGTATCTGGCATATCTTTTTTAATATGTGGCTGTTGTATCTGGCTGGCAAACCTGTTGCAGATAAATACGGTCACCGAGAGTTTCTCTGGTTCTATTTGATTGCCGGTGTCTTTTCGGCGGTCTTCTATATTGTCTGGGGAGCCATCAATCGTGAAGCCGTCGCTGCGGTTGGGGCGTCCGGTGCTGTCTCGGCGATATTGGTGCTGTATGCGATGAACTGGCCACACCATCGCTGGTATATTTATGGAATCATTCCGGTGCCGGCGATGCTGCTAGTGCTGATCTCGGCTGGGCTGGACCTGTTTCCAATGTTGATTCAACTTGGCGGAGGGGGACGAACAGATAATATCGCTCACTCAGCTCACATCGGTGGGATGCTCTTCGGTTTTCTATACTTCCGACAGAAGTGGACGTTCAGCTCTTATGTTCCCAAAGGGTTCTCGTTGAAAAAGATACTGAGCTTCAAACGGAAACCGAAACTGAAAATACATCGGCCTGTTTCCTCTGCGGAAATTGTAGTCCCGAAGGAGCCTCAACCAATCCCCGCTCATGTTGCGCAGCGAGTTGATGAGCTTCTAGAGAAGATCAGCCGTTCTGGCGAAGCGAGTCTGACTTCGGAAGAGCGGGACTTTCTCAACGAATCCAGCCGCAAATATCGCTAG
- a CDS encoding ATP-dependent Clp protease ATP-binding subunit — translation MYERFTDRARKVMQLANQEAQRFNHEYIGTEHILLGLVKEGSGVAANVLKNLDVDLRKIRLEVEKIVQSGPDLVTMGKLPQTPRAKKVIEYAMEEARNLNHNYVGTEHLLLGLLREQEGVAAQVLMNLGLKLEDVREEVLNLLGHGLEGAEQSERGGAPSGKAGKSKTPALDSFGRDLTELARQGKLDPVIGRSEEIERITQVLCRRQKNNPVLLGEAGVGKTAIVEGFAQLVVDGSVPDLLRERRIVVLDLAMMVAGTKYRGQFEERIKAVMNEVRRAKNVILFIDELHTLVGAGGAEGAIDASNVLKPALSRGELQCIGATTLDEYRKYIEKDAALERRFQMVLVDPPSKDQTVEILKGLRDRYESHHKVQYTDDALEKSVELSSRYITGRCLPDKAIDVIDEAGARIRLKSMVRPPDLKELEEDIERFNTQKEEAVANQDFEKAANLRDKADQLKKKKESITSEWRQKSQETDGVVDAEVISEVVAKMTGVPLTRLSSEDTVRLLEMESVMHKRVVSQDEAIKLVCKAVRRSRSGLKDPKRPTATFLFSGPTGVGKTLLAKTLAEFMFGDEEALVQIDMSEYQERHNISRLIGAPPGYVGYEEGGQLTEKIRRRPYAVVLLDEIEKAHPDIYNMLLQIMEEGHLTDSFGRKVDFKNVILIMTTNVGAKAIANASFGFGNQNVETAHDDMKKNVMAEVSKRFKPEFIGRLDEVVVFHKLADEDLKHIVEFELKKVRERLKERGLILELADEAKQHVIDKSKSEQGDRDHTDYGARPLRRAVEVYVEDPLAEELLRGQFDGKNVIKVGVRKVGDETQLDFEGEYREAPSEENLEAVGAATAEGDQASEE, via the coding sequence ATGTACGAACGCTTTACCGATCGAGCCCGGAAGGTCATGCAATTGGCCAATCAGGAAGCTCAACGGTTTAATCACGAATATATCGGAACAGAGCACATCCTTCTGGGGCTTGTTAAAGAAGGGTCTGGTGTTGCAGCGAATGTCTTGAAGAATCTCGACGTCGACCTTCGCAAGATTCGACTCGAAGTCGAAAAGATTGTGCAATCTGGCCCAGATTTGGTGACCATGGGCAAACTTCCGCAGACTCCCCGCGCTAAGAAAGTGATTGAGTATGCGATGGAGGAAGCTCGCAATCTGAATCATAATTACGTTGGGACCGAGCACTTATTGCTGGGGTTGCTGCGTGAACAAGAAGGCGTTGCCGCTCAGGTTTTGATGAATCTCGGACTGAAGCTGGAAGACGTCCGCGAAGAAGTCTTAAATCTTCTCGGTCATGGACTTGAAGGGGCTGAACAGTCCGAGCGTGGCGGAGCTCCGTCAGGAAAGGCTGGAAAAAGCAAAACGCCAGCTCTCGACAGTTTCGGTCGCGATCTGACAGAACTGGCTCGTCAAGGAAAGCTTGATCCTGTGATCGGGCGTTCTGAAGAAATTGAACGAATCACACAGGTTCTTTGTCGACGTCAAAAAAATAACCCGGTATTGCTTGGTGAAGCAGGGGTCGGAAAAACCGCCATCGTCGAAGGGTTCGCCCAGCTGGTTGTCGATGGCAGCGTGCCAGACTTGCTGCGTGAGCGACGGATCGTCGTCCTCGACCTGGCGATGATGGTTGCGGGAACGAAATACCGTGGTCAGTTCGAAGAGCGTATTAAAGCGGTCATGAACGAAGTGCGGCGTGCGAAGAACGTAATTCTGTTCATTGACGAATTGCACACACTTGTCGGTGCTGGTGGAGCGGAAGGAGCGATTGACGCTTCGAACGTTCTGAAACCTGCATTGAGTCGAGGTGAGTTGCAATGTATCGGAGCGACGACTCTCGATGAGTACCGAAAGTACATCGAGAAAGACGCCGCTTTGGAACGACGCTTTCAAATGGTGCTTGTCGACCCACCGAGCAAAGATCAAACAGTCGAAATCCTCAAAGGACTTCGCGATCGGTATGAGTCTCATCATAAAGTTCAGTACACCGATGATGCTCTTGAAAAGTCTGTGGAGCTTTCCAGTCGTTATATCACTGGTCGTTGCCTCCCGGACAAAGCGATTGATGTCATCGACGAAGCAGGTGCGAGAATTCGTCTGAAATCGATGGTTCGACCTCCAGATCTCAAAGAGCTCGAAGAAGACATCGAGCGATTCAATACTCAGAAAGAAGAGGCAGTTGCGAATCAGGACTTTGAGAAGGCAGCCAATCTGCGTGATAAAGCGGATCAGTTGAAGAAGAAGAAAGAGTCGATCACGAGTGAATGGCGTCAGAAGTCACAGGAGACTGATGGGGTCGTCGATGCCGAAGTGATCTCCGAGGTTGTCGCCAAAATGACGGGCGTTCCGCTCACACGCCTTTCCAGCGAAGATACTGTACGTCTGCTGGAAATGGAAAGCGTGATGCACAAACGTGTCGTCAGTCAGGACGAAGCAATCAAGCTGGTTTGTAAAGCGGTTCGTCGTTCGCGCAGTGGACTCAAAGATCCGAAGCGTCCAACGGCAACGTTCCTGTTCTCTGGTCCAACCGGGGTCGGGAAAACATTACTTGCCAAAACGCTCGCTGAGTTCATGTTCGGTGATGAAGAAGCACTTGTGCAAATCGACATGAGTGAATATCAGGAACGGCACAATATCAGCCGATTGATCGGAGCTCCTCCGGGATATGTCGGCTATGAAGAAGGTGGACAACTTACTGAGAAAATCCGCCGTCGTCCGTATGCGGTTGTGCTGCTAGACGAAATCGAAAAAGCCCACCCGGACATCTACAACATGCTGTTGCAGATTATGGAAGAAGGGCATTTGACGGATAGCTTCGGCCGTAAGGTCGACTTCAAGAACGTCATTTTGATTATGACAACCAACGTCGGTGCCAAGGCGATTGCCAATGCCTCGTTTGGTTTCGGAAACCAGAATGTGGAGACCGCTCATGATGACATGAAGAAGAACGTCATGGCGGAAGTCAGTAAACGCTTCAAGCCTGAGTTCATCGGGCGACTGGACGAAGTTGTTGTCTTCCACAAACTGGCTGACGAGGATCTGAAGCACATCGTTGAGTTTGAACTGAAGAAAGTTCGTGAACGACTCAAGGAACGTGGTTTGATTCTTGAATTGGCTGATGAGGCGAAGCAACACGTCATTGACAAAAGTAAGTCCGAACAAGGCGATCGAGATCACACAGACTACGGGGCTCGTCCATTGCGACGCGCTGTCGAAGTTTATGTGGAAGATCCGCTGGCTGAGGAGTTGCTGCGAGGCCAGTTTGATGGAAAGAACGTCATCAAAGTTGGCGTCCGGAAAGTTGGTGATGAGACGCAACTCGACTTTGAAGGGGAATACAGAGAAGCCCCCAGCGAAGAAAACCTGGAAGCTGTCGGAGCAGCAACCGCTGAAGGCGATCAGGCTTCAGAGGAGTAA
- a CDS encoding penicillin-binding protein activator LpoB yields MDRRNFLSTSSIVLFTSAFGCRGTQKATVLDPTDADAIASHEAGAETWKPLIDEAVGRLTGRQIQEIQQASAVGMPSGKKRICFIGVENRSAEEIGDFKEQIYEHIDTLLSNSELFGSISRRYVEAGLRDARLRPDDLFMPKHQQLFTQTMEKMNQPFDYMLFAKITSGTTRDNKKYQRDYLLTLEMVDINTGEFTKESATLRKMYKKSLM; encoded by the coding sequence ATGGATCGGCGAAACTTTCTTTCTACATCATCAATCGTTTTGTTTACTTCAGCCTTTGGTTGTCGAGGAACACAAAAAGCGACGGTTCTTGATCCGACTGATGCAGATGCAATAGCCAGCCATGAAGCTGGCGCGGAGACCTGGAAACCGCTGATTGACGAAGCGGTCGGTCGTTTGACTGGTCGGCAAATACAGGAGATTCAGCAGGCTTCAGCTGTCGGCATGCCGTCCGGGAAAAAACGGATCTGCTTTATTGGAGTCGAAAACCGCAGTGCCGAGGAAATTGGCGACTTCAAGGAACAAATCTACGAACATATCGATACCTTGCTTTCCAATTCGGAACTCTTTGGTTCGATCAGCCGACGATATGTCGAGGCGGGCTTGCGCGACGCACGATTGCGTCCTGACGACCTGTTCATGCCAAAGCATCAGCAGCTCTTCACGCAGACCATGGAAAAGATGAATCAGCCATTCGACTACATGCTGTTTGCGAAGATTACATCTGGCACGACGCGTGACAACAAGAAGTATCAACGAGATTACTTGCTGACACTGGAAATGGTGGACATCAACACCGGTGAATTCACGAAAGAGTCAGCGACTCTCCGGAAGATGTACAAGAAATCTCTCATGTAG
- the lexA gene encoding transcriptional repressor LexA — protein MTDPPKLTKRQQAIYEFIKDRIVNRGYGPTVREIGANFEIKSPNGVMCHLKALEKKGLITREQNMSRAIQLTESLSRGKTSLPMAGQIAAGAPTLAVEQLEEVDFGDLFADEEHFCLKVSGESMIEDHIADGDFAIIHRQSTASPGEIVAALVDGEDATLKRFYREEDRYRLEPANSTMEPIYSQDVQILGVLVGVIRQY, from the coding sequence ATGACCGACCCACCAAAGTTGACGAAACGACAACAGGCGATCTACGAATTCATCAAAGATCGTATCGTGAACCGAGGGTATGGGCCGACGGTTCGGGAAATTGGGGCGAACTTTGAAATTAAATCTCCCAACGGAGTCATGTGCCATCTCAAGGCGCTGGAGAAAAAAGGGCTGATCACACGCGAGCAGAATATGTCACGTGCGATTCAACTCACAGAGTCACTCAGTCGTGGTAAAACATCATTGCCAATGGCGGGGCAGATCGCTGCTGGGGCACCGACGTTGGCGGTTGAGCAGCTCGAAGAGGTCGATTTCGGTGACCTGTTCGCTGATGAAGAGCATTTCTGCTTGAAAGTCAGTGGTGAGTCAATGATTGAAGACCACATTGCAGATGGCGACTTCGCCATTATTCACAGGCAGTCGACTGCAAGTCCCGGCGAGATCGTTGCTGCTTTAGTCGATGGGGAAGACGCAACGCTCAAGCGGTTCTATCGTGAAGAAGACCGCTATCGTTTGGAGCCTGCGAACTCAACAATGGAGCCGATTTATAGCCAGGATGTCCAGATTCTGGGCGTTTTGGTTGGGGTGATCCGGCAGTATTAG
- a CDS encoding MFS transporter, with protein sequence MSHGRRPEESERIYTRRFWLAFAANVMLVTANALTFRFAEFVRFLGGSEETTGVIVSVGLVGSLFFRAFLGQALDQLGIRKIWIVCSLINITGSALVLTAPDVGIQIYAARIIFVIGLSGMFASSVSHIQHLAPLSRRTEVIGTFGASGFVGMICGTNLGDLIFHLYPESRQLYHVLFGISLLASVLHMCLAIWLTRSERHETPSFTPPIHKLMMRYWPHRVFLVTFMMGMGFAVTMTFLTRYSTELGLSGIRTFFTAYAVTAFTVRLVARQWSRTVGRHRLICMGLLGHAIGHLLMTFVTTDWQFIPPAMCLGFGHALLFPCVVSMGAGAFPEQYRGTGTTVTLAAIDSGTILTAPVLGWIIDHFGFFAMFYFVSGSLLVGAVSYLALTSKLVDSDIDIKTKSESQETPRAAKVLEPVQVTSKEPARVRP encoded by the coding sequence ATGAGTCACGGACGTCGTCCCGAGGAATCGGAGCGAATTTATACACGACGATTTTGGTTGGCATTCGCTGCGAATGTCATGCTTGTGACTGCGAATGCGCTGACGTTTCGGTTTGCTGAGTTTGTTCGATTTCTCGGTGGAAGTGAAGAGACAACCGGTGTGATTGTGAGTGTTGGCCTTGTCGGGTCGCTCTTCTTTCGCGCTTTTCTGGGACAGGCGCTTGATCAGTTAGGAATCCGAAAGATCTGGATTGTATGCTCGCTGATCAACATTACTGGTTCAGCGCTCGTTTTAACGGCTCCTGATGTCGGGATTCAAATCTACGCTGCGAGAATCATCTTTGTGATCGGGCTCTCCGGGATGTTCGCCTCTTCGGTTTCGCATATTCAGCATCTCGCTCCCCTGAGCCGGCGCACAGAAGTGATCGGGACATTCGGGGCGAGTGGCTTTGTCGGGATGATCTGTGGAACGAATCTGGGTGATTTGATCTTTCATCTCTATCCGGAAAGTCGTCAGCTTTACCACGTTTTGTTCGGCATCTCCCTGTTGGCAAGTGTTCTTCACATGTGCCTGGCGATTTGGTTAACAAGGAGCGAACGTCACGAAACTCCGTCGTTCACGCCACCGATTCATAAGCTGATGATGCGGTATTGGCCACATCGAGTCTTTCTGGTCACATTCATGATGGGGATGGGGTTTGCGGTCACGATGACGTTTCTGACTCGCTACTCGACCGAATTGGGGCTCAGCGGAATCCGAACCTTCTTCACAGCCTATGCCGTCACCGCTTTCACAGTGCGGCTTGTGGCGAGGCAATGGAGTCGCACCGTGGGACGGCATCGCTTGATTTGTATGGGCCTGCTCGGTCATGCGATCGGACACTTGCTGATGACTTTTGTGACGACCGATTGGCAATTCATTCCTCCTGCGATGTGTCTGGGGTTTGGTCATGCACTATTGTTTCCGTGTGTCGTCTCGATGGGAGCCGGTGCATTTCCGGAGCAGTATCGCGGCACAGGAACCACGGTGACGCTGGCAGCGATCGACAGCGGGACGATTCTCACCGCGCCGGTTCTCGGGTGGATTATCGACCACTTCGGCTTCTTTGCGATGTTTTATTTTGTCAGCGGGTCGTTATTAGTCGGGGCAGTCTCGTATCTGGCACTGACCTCAAAACTTGTCGATTCAGATATCGATATCAAAACGAAGAGCGAGTCGCAGGAGACTCCAAGAGCAGCAAAAGTTTTGGAGCCGGTTCAAGTGACGTCTAAAGAACCAGCTCGCGTACGCCCTTAA
- the thrC gene encoding threonine synthase → MSTDLAYQSSISPDHSSTYGLDEVLTACPETGELLDIQYDWDRVEVPSSLKDFEARWANRNCPLDYSGVWRFRQLLPFAPDDQIVTIGEGQTLLQQSNSVAKYVGLNEGQLYLQYEGLNPSGSFKDNGMTAASTHARMVGAKMAACASTGNTSASLAIYAGTTKHFKVIVFVGSGKIAYGKLSQALDYGATTLQIQGDFDDALKQVREVCKTAGIYLCNSVNPFRLEGQKTIMYRVLEGLNWEVPDWIVVPGGNLGNSSAFGKAFMELKELGLIDRVPRLAVINAQGANTLYELHEKHGLCWNGGKPDAELIKSFYQKMDDEDRRASTLASAIEINRPVNLKKCLRALDFCDGVVREVSDDEILDGKSQVGAGGFGCEPASGASVAGAKLLREQGIIAPSDRVVCILTGHQLKDPNATVNYHSGQPAPEFQNAPIPVENDFEKIMEVIQGIA, encoded by the coding sequence ATGTCCACCGATTTAGCGTACCAGTCCAGTATTTCTCCTGATCATTCGAGTACATACGGGCTAGACGAAGTCCTGACCGCCTGTCCTGAAACGGGAGAGTTGCTGGATATTCAATACGATTGGGATCGTGTGGAAGTTCCCTCTTCGTTGAAAGACTTCGAAGCTCGCTGGGCAAATCGAAATTGTCCGCTTGACTACAGCGGTGTCTGGCGTTTTCGTCAACTGCTGCCGTTTGCTCCTGACGATCAAATCGTGACGATCGGAGAAGGGCAGACATTACTGCAACAATCTAATAGCGTCGCGAAGTATGTCGGGCTGAACGAAGGGCAATTGTACCTCCAGTATGAAGGACTCAATCCGTCTGGCAGTTTCAAAGATAATGGGATGACGGCTGCTTCGACTCATGCCCGGATGGTTGGGGCGAAGATGGCGGCCTGTGCATCGACCGGGAATACGAGTGCATCACTGGCAATCTATGCGGGGACGACGAAGCATTTCAAGGTGATTGTCTTTGTTGGAAGTGGGAAAATCGCTTACGGAAAACTTTCTCAAGCGCTCGACTATGGAGCCACAACTCTTCAGATTCAAGGGGATTTTGACGACGCTCTCAAACAGGTCCGCGAGGTCTGTAAAACGGCTGGGATTTACTTGTGCAACAGCGTGAATCCGTTTCGTCTCGAAGGGCAGAAGACAATTATGTATCGCGTTCTTGAAGGACTCAATTGGGAAGTTCCTGACTGGATCGTTGTTCCTGGTGGGAATCTGGGGAATTCAAGTGCGTTCGGAAAGGCGTTCATGGAGTTGAAAGAACTCGGCCTGATTGATCGTGTTCCTCGATTGGCTGTCATTAACGCTCAAGGAGCGAACACGCTGTACGAACTGCATGAGAAACATGGCTTATGCTGGAACGGAGGGAAACCGGATGCTGAACTCATCAAGTCGTTCTATCAAAAGATGGATGATGAAGATCGGCGGGCCAGTACACTTGCCAGTGCGATTGAGATCAATCGTCCCGTGAACTTGAAGAAGTGCTTGCGGGCTCTCGATTTTTGTGATGGTGTCGTGCGAGAAGTGAGTGACGACGAAATTCTTGATGGAAAGTCGCAAGTCGGAGCGGGAGGGTTTGGGTGTGAACCGGCCAGTGGAGCGAGCGTTGCCGGGGCGAAGTTGCTGCGTGAGCAGGGAATCATTGCTCCCAGTGATCGTGTGGTTTGCATATTAACCGGGCATCAACTCAAAGATCCGAATGCAACCGTGAACTATCATTCCGGGCAACCGGCTCCTGAATTTCAGAATGCTCCGATCCCGGTCGAGAATGACTTTGAAAAAATCATGGAAGTGATTCAAGGAATCGCATAA
- the bcp gene encoding thioredoxin-dependent thiol peroxidase produces MSSIPEVGKRAPAFTLPAIPEGKIRLSQFKGEKNVVLYFYPRDNTPGCTTEACDFRDNLGQFESAETVVLGISGDSLKSHEKFATKFELPFPLLSDEDHAIAEKYGVWVEKKNYGKTYMGIQRATFLIDKEGKIAAVWPKVKVKGHVDEVREKLSEISK; encoded by the coding sequence ATGTCGAGCATCCCCGAAGTCGGTAAACGAGCCCCAGCCTTCACCCTGCCAGCGATCCCAGAGGGAAAAATCAGACTCAGCCAATTCAAAGGCGAGAAGAATGTTGTGCTCTATTTCTACCCGCGCGATAACACGCCTGGTTGTACCACTGAAGCGTGTGACTTTCGTGACAACCTTGGGCAGTTTGAAAGTGCTGAGACCGTCGTCCTTGGGATCAGCGGAGACAGCCTGAAGTCGCACGAAAAGTTTGCAACCAAATTTGAATTGCCGTTCCCTCTGCTATCCGACGAGGACCACGCGATTGCAGAAAAGTATGGGGTCTGGGTTGAAAAAAAGAATTACGGGAAGACCTACATGGGCATTCAGCGAGCAACATTCCTCATCGACAAGGAAGGCAAAATTGCAGCCGTTTGGCCTAAAGTGAAGGTCAAAGGGCATGTCGATGAAGTTCGCGAGAAACTCTCTGAGATTTCCAAGTAG
- a CDS encoding DUF368 domain-containing protein, producing MTQDDAAAKKIPSSEDLAQLGRGVLMGGADVIPGVSGGTVALILGIYERLISAVSHVDATLMSFVSQRKFRDAAKHIDLRFIIPLGMGILVGIVLLGSVMHTLLEDYRQYTMAAFFGMIGASCLLVAKLVTRWRALEYGLLTGGAVFAVWLVSQPALANPPDHLWYIFLCGAIAICAMILPGISGSFILLILGKYHEITGIIKDVIKLKLSTESIFLVLTFACGCLVGLISFAKLLRWLLANYAAQTMSLLCGFMIGSLYKIWPFQVDTTPEVEEFKHKVFEIVPFSKIEFNGEFALTILVAIVAAVLVFGLDHLGSPEQALEEVTAE from the coding sequence ATGACCCAGGACGATGCGGCTGCGAAGAAAATCCCCTCAAGTGAGGACCTTGCTCAGCTGGGGCGAGGTGTGTTAATGGGAGGAGCAGATGTGATCCCCGGGGTTTCGGGAGGCACCGTCGCGCTCATTCTAGGAATTTACGAGAGACTCATCAGCGCAGTCAGCCATGTTGACGCGACGCTCATGTCATTCGTCTCTCAACGAAAATTCCGCGACGCCGCCAAGCATATTGACTTGCGATTTATCATCCCACTCGGGATGGGCATTCTCGTCGGCATCGTATTGCTCGGATCGGTGATGCATACGTTGCTGGAAGATTACCGACAGTACACGATGGCAGCCTTCTTCGGCATGATCGGAGCGAGTTGCTTACTGGTTGCCAAGCTTGTGACACGTTGGCGCGCTCTGGAATATGGACTCTTAACAGGCGGAGCAGTCTTTGCAGTCTGGCTCGTCTCTCAACCGGCACTGGCAAATCCACCCGATCACCTCTGGTATATCTTCCTGTGCGGAGCCATCGCGATCTGTGCAATGATTCTCCCCGGAATCAGCGGCTCGTTTATCTTGCTAATCCTTGGCAAGTACCACGAAATCACCGGCATCATCAAAGATGTCATCAAGCTCAAACTCTCAACAGAATCAATCTTTCTCGTTCTCACGTTTGCTTGCGGTTGTCTGGTCGGACTGATTTCATTTGCCAAACTCCTGCGATGGCTCCTCGCCAACTACGCTGCACAAACGATGTCCTTATTGTGTGGATTCATGATTGGCTCGCTGTACAAAATCTGGCCTTTCCAGGTTGACACAACTCCTGAGGTCGAAGAGTTCAAGCACAAGGTTTTCGAGATCGTTCCGTTTTCAAAAATTGAATTCAATGGCGAGTTCGCACTGACTATTCTGGTTGCCATTGTCGCAGCTGTCCTTGTCTTTGGACTTGATCACCTTGGATCACCAGAACAAGCTCTTGAAGAGGTCACAGCAGAATAG
- a CDS encoding alkaline phosphatase D family protein, producing the protein MLGLRGFIALALFLVGNMEATVAVAAELGMGLRVGEVTQNSAVVWTRITKTKERNWDGIVAPPLRSKNRKVEISKIPVPDLEGEITGAPGLLRLSWSTNDTFEDANVTKWVAAEASGDFVHQFEINELTPGTKYFLRIDAKDAEDAAVSATATGSFSTPVEADQWQDASFAVVTGQMYKDLDHREGFHIYPAMKKVGVDFIVPTGDTVYYDNETPRANTLELARYHWHRMYSLPRHIEFHQTIPGYWEVDDHDALSDDCWPTKNPKFMLPLTFEQGYATFREQVPLGTQPTHRTVRYGKGLQIWMVEGRLYRSPNNSPDGPEKTIWGKEQREWLMKSILESDADFKVLVSPTPIVGPDRSGKKDNHANKVFAYEGNLFRDWTAEQKLDNFFVCCGDRHWQYYSIDPKTKLKEFSCGPASDQHAGGTPGQDFEVQPFHRVKGGFLTVNVLREKGSPVIAFRHHDVHGKVVNEYKQVGQEK; encoded by the coding sequence ATGCTTGGTCTTCGTGGTTTCATTGCTTTAGCCCTCTTTCTCGTTGGGAACATGGAAGCGACCGTAGCGGTTGCCGCTGAGTTGGGAATGGGGTTGCGTGTTGGCGAGGTGACACAGAACTCGGCGGTCGTTTGGACCCGAATTACGAAAACGAAAGAGCGCAATTGGGACGGAATTGTTGCACCGCCGTTGCGATCAAAGAATCGAAAGGTCGAGATTTCGAAGATTCCGGTGCCGGATCTGGAAGGTGAGATCACTGGCGCCCCCGGATTGCTGAGGCTCTCCTGGTCGACAAACGATACATTCGAAGATGCAAACGTCACGAAATGGGTGGCAGCGGAGGCTTCTGGAGATTTTGTCCATCAATTTGAAATCAATGAGTTGACCCCGGGGACGAAGTATTTTCTGAGGATTGATGCGAAAGATGCCGAGGATGCTGCTGTCTCTGCGACGGCAACGGGTTCCTTCAGCACTCCAGTTGAAGCTGACCAATGGCAGGATGCTTCGTTCGCTGTTGTCACGGGGCAAATGTACAAAGATCTGGACCATCGGGAAGGGTTTCACATTTATCCAGCCATGAAGAAAGTTGGCGTTGATTTCATCGTCCCGACGGGAGACACAGTTTATTACGATAACGAAACTCCTCGCGCAAACACTCTTGAATTGGCGCGCTATCATTGGCATCGCATGTACTCGCTGCCGCGTCACATAGAATTCCATCAGACGATTCCAGGGTACTGGGAAGTCGATGATCATGATGCGTTGAGCGATGATTGCTGGCCCACAAAGAACCCAAAGTTCATGCTGCCACTGACGTTCGAGCAGGGCTACGCCACATTTCGTGAGCAAGTCCCTTTGGGAACGCAGCCGACTCATCGCACTGTTCGCTATGGGAAAGGGTTGCAGATCTGGATGGTCGAAGGACGTTTGTATCGCTCGCCGAACAACAGTCCAGATGGGCCAGAGAAAACGATCTGGGGGAAAGAGCAGAGAGAGTGGTTAATGAAGTCGATTCTTGAAAGTGATGCCGACTTCAAAGTTCTCGTCAGTCCAACTCCAATTGTTGGTCCGGATCGCAGTGGCAAAAAAGATAACCATGCGAACAAAGTTTTTGCTTACGAAGGGAACCTGTTTCGCGACTGGACGGCAGAGCAGAAGTTGGACAACTTCTTTGTCTGTTGTGGAGATCGACACTGGCAATATTACTCGATCGACCCCAAGACAAAACTGAAAGAGTTCTCATGCGGGCCTGCGAGTGACCAGCACGCTGGAGGGACTCCCGGACAGGATTTTGAGGTTCAACCGTTCCACCGTGTCAAAGGAGGCTTTCTGACTGTGAATGTTCTCCGGGAAAAAGGGAGCCCGGTGATCGCGTTCCGTCATCATGACGTTCACGGAAAGGTCGTCAACGAGTACAAGCAAGTCGGTCAGGAAAAATAA